A region of Vitis riparia cultivar Riparia Gloire de Montpellier isolate 1030 chromosome 1, EGFV_Vit.rip_1.0, whole genome shotgun sequence DNA encodes the following proteins:
- the LOC117913621 gene encoding protein SIEVE ELEMENT OCCLUSION C isoform X2 encodes MNVPETDNVLPHSSSPLEQDILIKNILLTHDPNGCFLDSELLLCAMENIMCHTTSEIRVPGLYFDAMARKIVRDIEVVGSQEPLGLIIHKISREILCKCSVEGDSHTRTMVLFDMLRNYRWDAKVVLVLAAFATCYGQLWLLMQPCPVNPLAISIAMLKQLPSNFSALRPRFKALNLLAKAMADVAKCIIKFESLPIKDVKLDKETMTVTKSQIYLSAYWVIKSTLTCSSQIRDLTAMKLEHSSSITVAAWELLSLVYKLGRICSQLRWQVDVCHQQIETKLHQKLMDLSKETQVDNQEVLHMLFALRDDTPLIDCSSQKKLGVSELKNKVVICMVSKPEPLPIEELLFLVQQTYDHPHHNKLERSYEIVWVPIPSSDTWTEAEERSFDFLCYSLPWYSVRQPWLLCSEVVTFIKQKWNFKDEPIMVVFDSQGKVTNSNAMDMALIWGDRAYPFSASVEKKLWEEEKWNLQFMIDEIDSLLTKLVHEGRNLCIYGSQNLDWIREFNSKMKEITNAGLQLEMAYVGKRNPSEHERNILATIDLEKLSGSLSFTKIHLFWRRLESMRRSILRLGKTANTDHILGEVAALLDMDDENGQGWAVMGSGSSMEIVRLQGARLMDCLNLFSVWGKNVGKLGLVGAVKSAVEPPALPGHRCQSRVRPFAEGLIDETEVCNECKRPMEKFVLYKCDTRE; translated from the exons ATGAACGTGCCTGAAACTGATAACGTCTTGCCACACTCATCATCGCCTTTGGAACAAGATATTCTGATAAAGAATATCCTTCTTACCCATGACCCTAATGGCTGTTTTCTTGATTCAGAGCTATTGCTTTGTGCTATGGAGAATATCATGTGTCATACTACATCAGAAATAAGA GTTCCTGGTCTATATTTTGATGCAATGGCAAGGAAAATTGTACGCGACATTGAAGTAGTTGGATCACAAGAGCCGCTGGGATTGATCATCCATAAAATCTCACGTGAG ATACTCTGCAAATGCTCTGTGGAAGGGGATTCACATACAAGAACAATGGTCCTGTTCGATATGCTGAGGAATTATAGATGGGATGCAAAAGTGGTTCTAGTACTAGCAGCCTTTGCAACATGCTATGGTCAATTATGGCTGTTAATGCAGCCATGCCCTGTCAATCCCCTGGCAATATCAATTGCAATGCTTAAGCAGCTGCCTAGCAACTTCAGTGCATTGAGGCCGCGATTCAAGGCCTTGAACTTGCTGGCTAAGGCAATGGCTGATGTGGCCAAGTGTATAATCAAGTTTGAAAGCCTTCCAATCAAAGATGTAAAGCTGGATAAGGAGACAATGACTGTTACCAAGTCACAGATTTATTTATCTGCTTACTGGGTCATTAAAAGCACCTTGACATGCTCCTCTCAAATCAGAGACTTGACAGCCATGAAACTTGA GCATTCAAGTTCTATAACCGTTGCAGCATGGGAGCTCTTAAGCTTGGTGTATAAGTTGGGCAGAATATGCAGTCAGCTCAGATGGCAGGTGGATGTGTGTCATCAACAGATAG AGACAAAGTTGCATCAAAAGCTCATGGATCTCTCTAAGGAGACCCAGGTCGACAATCAAGAGGTGCTTCACATGTTGTTTGCTTTAAGGGATGACACACCACTGATAGATTGCTCCTCTCAGAAGAAG CTTGGGGTCTCTGAACTGAAAAACAAGGTAGTCATATGCATGGTCTCAAAGCCAGAACCCCTCCCTATTGAGGAATTACTCTTCCTGGTTCAGCAGACATATGATCATCCCCACCACAATAAGTTAGAGAGAAGCTATGAAATTGTGTGGGTTCCCATTCCATCTTCTGATACATGGACTGAGGCAGAAGAGAGAAGCTTTGACTTTTTATGTTACTCTTTGCCATGGTACTCAGTTCGGCAACCATGGCTGCTTTGCTCTGAAGTGGTGACTTTTATAAAGCAAAAATGGAACTTCAAAGATGAGCCCATAATGGTAGTTTTCGATTCACAAGGGAAAGTTACAAACTCAAATGCAATGGATATGGCACTGATTTGGGGTGACAGGGCATATCCCTTTTCAGCTTCAGTAGAAAAGAAGCTTTGGGAAGAGGAGAAATGGAACCTGCAATTTATGATTGATGAAATCGATTCCCTACTGACCAAGTTG GTACATGAAGGGAGAAATCTATGCATTTATGGAAGCCAAAACCTGGACTGGATTAGGGAATTCAACTCTAAGATGAAAGAGATAACAAATGCAGGCTTGCAGCTGGAGATGGCCTATGTTGGGAAGAGAAATCCAAGTGAGCATGAAAGGAACATACTAGCCACCATTGATTTGGAAAAGCTGAGTGGTTCCCTCTCCTTCACAAAGATACATCTCTTCTGGCGTCGGTTGGAGAGTATGAGAAGATCAATACTCCGACTTGGAAAGACGGCAAACACCGATCATATTCTAGGAGAGGTGGCAGCATTGCTAGACATGGATGATGAGAATGGCCAGGGTTGGGCAGTGATGGGGTCAGGGTCTTCAATGGAGATTGTAAGGCTTCAAGGGGCAAGGCTCATGGACTGCTTAAACCTTTTCTCAGTATGGGGTAAAAATGTGGGAAAG
- the LOC117913621 gene encoding protein SIEVE ELEMENT OCCLUSION C isoform X1: MNVPETDNVLPHSSSPLEQDILIKNILLTHDPNGCFLDSELLLCAMENIMCHTTSEIRVPGLYFDAMARKIVRDIEVVGSQEPLGLIIHKISREILCKCSVEGDSHTRTMVLFDMLRNYRWDAKVVLVLAAFATCYGQLWLLMQPCPVNPLAISIAMLKQLPSNFSALRPRFKALNLLAKAMADVAKCIIKFESLPIKDVKLDKETMTVTKSQIYLSAYWVIKSTLTCSSQIRDLTAMKLEQVHSSSITVAAWELLSLVYKLGRICSQLRWQVDVCHQQIETKLHQKLMDLSKETQVDNQEVLHMLFALRDDTPLIDCSSQKKLGVSELKNKVVICMVSKPEPLPIEELLFLVQQTYDHPHHNKLERSYEIVWVPIPSSDTWTEAEERSFDFLCYSLPWYSVRQPWLLCSEVVTFIKQKWNFKDEPIMVVFDSQGKVTNSNAMDMALIWGDRAYPFSASVEKKLWEEEKWNLQFMIDEIDSLLTKLVHEGRNLCIYGSQNLDWIREFNSKMKEITNAGLQLEMAYVGKRNPSEHERNILATIDLEKLSGSLSFTKIHLFWRRLESMRRSILRLGKTANTDHILGEVAALLDMDDENGQGWAVMGSGSSMEIVRLQGARLMDCLNLFSVWGKNVGKLGLVGAVKSAVEPPALPGHRCQSRVRPFAEGLIDETEVCNECKRPMEKFVLYKCDTRE; this comes from the exons ATGAACGTGCCTGAAACTGATAACGTCTTGCCACACTCATCATCGCCTTTGGAACAAGATATTCTGATAAAGAATATCCTTCTTACCCATGACCCTAATGGCTGTTTTCTTGATTCAGAGCTATTGCTTTGTGCTATGGAGAATATCATGTGTCATACTACATCAGAAATAAGA GTTCCTGGTCTATATTTTGATGCAATGGCAAGGAAAATTGTACGCGACATTGAAGTAGTTGGATCACAAGAGCCGCTGGGATTGATCATCCATAAAATCTCACGTGAG ATACTCTGCAAATGCTCTGTGGAAGGGGATTCACATACAAGAACAATGGTCCTGTTCGATATGCTGAGGAATTATAGATGGGATGCAAAAGTGGTTCTAGTACTAGCAGCCTTTGCAACATGCTATGGTCAATTATGGCTGTTAATGCAGCCATGCCCTGTCAATCCCCTGGCAATATCAATTGCAATGCTTAAGCAGCTGCCTAGCAACTTCAGTGCATTGAGGCCGCGATTCAAGGCCTTGAACTTGCTGGCTAAGGCAATGGCTGATGTGGCCAAGTGTATAATCAAGTTTGAAAGCCTTCCAATCAAAGATGTAAAGCTGGATAAGGAGACAATGACTGTTACCAAGTCACAGATTTATTTATCTGCTTACTGGGTCATTAAAAGCACCTTGACATGCTCCTCTCAAATCAGAGACTTGACAGCCATGAAACTTGAGCAAGT GCATTCAAGTTCTATAACCGTTGCAGCATGGGAGCTCTTAAGCTTGGTGTATAAGTTGGGCAGAATATGCAGTCAGCTCAGATGGCAGGTGGATGTGTGTCATCAACAGATAG AGACAAAGTTGCATCAAAAGCTCATGGATCTCTCTAAGGAGACCCAGGTCGACAATCAAGAGGTGCTTCACATGTTGTTTGCTTTAAGGGATGACACACCACTGATAGATTGCTCCTCTCAGAAGAAG CTTGGGGTCTCTGAACTGAAAAACAAGGTAGTCATATGCATGGTCTCAAAGCCAGAACCCCTCCCTATTGAGGAATTACTCTTCCTGGTTCAGCAGACATATGATCATCCCCACCACAATAAGTTAGAGAGAAGCTATGAAATTGTGTGGGTTCCCATTCCATCTTCTGATACATGGACTGAGGCAGAAGAGAGAAGCTTTGACTTTTTATGTTACTCTTTGCCATGGTACTCAGTTCGGCAACCATGGCTGCTTTGCTCTGAAGTGGTGACTTTTATAAAGCAAAAATGGAACTTCAAAGATGAGCCCATAATGGTAGTTTTCGATTCACAAGGGAAAGTTACAAACTCAAATGCAATGGATATGGCACTGATTTGGGGTGACAGGGCATATCCCTTTTCAGCTTCAGTAGAAAAGAAGCTTTGGGAAGAGGAGAAATGGAACCTGCAATTTATGATTGATGAAATCGATTCCCTACTGACCAAGTTG GTACATGAAGGGAGAAATCTATGCATTTATGGAAGCCAAAACCTGGACTGGATTAGGGAATTCAACTCTAAGATGAAAGAGATAACAAATGCAGGCTTGCAGCTGGAGATGGCCTATGTTGGGAAGAGAAATCCAAGTGAGCATGAAAGGAACATACTAGCCACCATTGATTTGGAAAAGCTGAGTGGTTCCCTCTCCTTCACAAAGATACATCTCTTCTGGCGTCGGTTGGAGAGTATGAGAAGATCAATACTCCGACTTGGAAAGACGGCAAACACCGATCATATTCTAGGAGAGGTGGCAGCATTGCTAGACATGGATGATGAGAATGGCCAGGGTTGGGCAGTGATGGGGTCAGGGTCTTCAATGGAGATTGTAAGGCTTCAAGGGGCAAGGCTCATGGACTGCTTAAACCTTTTCTCAGTATGGGGTAAAAATGTGGGAAAG
- the LOC117913621 gene encoding protein SIEVE ELEMENT OCCLUSION C isoform X3: MVLFDMLRNYRWDAKVVLVLAAFATCYGQLWLLMQPCPVNPLAISIAMLKQLPSNFSALRPRFKALNLLAKAMADVAKCIIKFESLPIKDVKLDKETMTVTKSQIYLSAYWVIKSTLTCSSQIRDLTAMKLEQVHSSSITVAAWELLSLVYKLGRICSQLRWQVDVCHQQIETKLHQKLMDLSKETQVDNQEVLHMLFALRDDTPLIDCSSQKKLGVSELKNKVVICMVSKPEPLPIEELLFLVQQTYDHPHHNKLERSYEIVWVPIPSSDTWTEAEERSFDFLCYSLPWYSVRQPWLLCSEVVTFIKQKWNFKDEPIMVVFDSQGKVTNSNAMDMALIWGDRAYPFSASVEKKLWEEEKWNLQFMIDEIDSLLTKLVHEGRNLCIYGSQNLDWIREFNSKMKEITNAGLQLEMAYVGKRNPSEHERNILATIDLEKLSGSLSFTKIHLFWRRLESMRRSILRLGKTANTDHILGEVAALLDMDDENGQGWAVMGSGSSMEIVRLQGARLMDCLNLFSVWGKNVGKLGLVGAVKSAVEPPALPGHRCQSRVRPFAEGLIDETEVCNECKRPMEKFVLYKCDTRE, translated from the exons ATGGTCCTGTTCGATATGCTGAGGAATTATAGATGGGATGCAAAAGTGGTTCTAGTACTAGCAGCCTTTGCAACATGCTATGGTCAATTATGGCTGTTAATGCAGCCATGCCCTGTCAATCCCCTGGCAATATCAATTGCAATGCTTAAGCAGCTGCCTAGCAACTTCAGTGCATTGAGGCCGCGATTCAAGGCCTTGAACTTGCTGGCTAAGGCAATGGCTGATGTGGCCAAGTGTATAATCAAGTTTGAAAGCCTTCCAATCAAAGATGTAAAGCTGGATAAGGAGACAATGACTGTTACCAAGTCACAGATTTATTTATCTGCTTACTGGGTCATTAAAAGCACCTTGACATGCTCCTCTCAAATCAGAGACTTGACAGCCATGAAACTTGAGCAAGT GCATTCAAGTTCTATAACCGTTGCAGCATGGGAGCTCTTAAGCTTGGTGTATAAGTTGGGCAGAATATGCAGTCAGCTCAGATGGCAGGTGGATGTGTGTCATCAACAGATAG AGACAAAGTTGCATCAAAAGCTCATGGATCTCTCTAAGGAGACCCAGGTCGACAATCAAGAGGTGCTTCACATGTTGTTTGCTTTAAGGGATGACACACCACTGATAGATTGCTCCTCTCAGAAGAAG CTTGGGGTCTCTGAACTGAAAAACAAGGTAGTCATATGCATGGTCTCAAAGCCAGAACCCCTCCCTATTGAGGAATTACTCTTCCTGGTTCAGCAGACATATGATCATCCCCACCACAATAAGTTAGAGAGAAGCTATGAAATTGTGTGGGTTCCCATTCCATCTTCTGATACATGGACTGAGGCAGAAGAGAGAAGCTTTGACTTTTTATGTTACTCTTTGCCATGGTACTCAGTTCGGCAACCATGGCTGCTTTGCTCTGAAGTGGTGACTTTTATAAAGCAAAAATGGAACTTCAAAGATGAGCCCATAATGGTAGTTTTCGATTCACAAGGGAAAGTTACAAACTCAAATGCAATGGATATGGCACTGATTTGGGGTGACAGGGCATATCCCTTTTCAGCTTCAGTAGAAAAGAAGCTTTGGGAAGAGGAGAAATGGAACCTGCAATTTATGATTGATGAAATCGATTCCCTACTGACCAAGTTG GTACATGAAGGGAGAAATCTATGCATTTATGGAAGCCAAAACCTGGACTGGATTAGGGAATTCAACTCTAAGATGAAAGAGATAACAAATGCAGGCTTGCAGCTGGAGATGGCCTATGTTGGGAAGAGAAATCCAAGTGAGCATGAAAGGAACATACTAGCCACCATTGATTTGGAAAAGCTGAGTGGTTCCCTCTCCTTCACAAAGATACATCTCTTCTGGCGTCGGTTGGAGAGTATGAGAAGATCAATACTCCGACTTGGAAAGACGGCAAACACCGATCATATTCTAGGAGAGGTGGCAGCATTGCTAGACATGGATGATGAGAATGGCCAGGGTTGGGCAGTGATGGGGTCAGGGTCTTCAATGGAGATTGTAAGGCTTCAAGGGGCAAGGCTCATGGACTGCTTAAACCTTTTCTCAGTATGGGGTAAAAATGTGGGAAAG
- the LOC117913653 gene encoding cytochrome P450 86B1-like — MVGRIVISAVDWVVHHIWFSDIAVALSSIFIFSSILHRLTNKGPMLWPVMGIIPTVFFHMNDIYNWGTRVLIRAGGTFYYRGMWMGGSYGIMTIDPANIEYMLKTRFKNFPKGNYYRERFNDLLGGGIFNVDDESWKEQRRLATFEMHSGPFVAHSFQTIQGLVHQKLLKLIEKLAKSGDCIDLQEVLLRFTFDNICTAAFGVDPGCLALDLPEVPFAKAFEEATESTLFRFIVPPFVWKPMRFFRVGTEKRLKEAVRIVHDFAEKTVTERRIELSKAGSSTNRCDLLSRIVAIGYSEQGKNNNFSDKFLKDFCISFILAGRDTSSVALAWFFWLIHKNPEVESRILSEIKEVLGPYDSNKEDLSQRAFTVEELKKMVYLQAALTESLRLYPSVPIDFKEVMEDDVFPDGTPIKRGARVLYSIFSMARIESIWGKDCMEFKPERWIKDGELVSENQFKYPVFNAGPRLCIGKKFAYMQMKMVAASILMRYSVKVVEGHNVIPKMTTTLYMKNGLLVTFKPRLSLVS, encoded by the coding sequence ATGGTTGGGAGGATTGTTATCTCTGCAGTAGACTGGGTGGTTCATCATATATGGTTTTCTGACATAGCTGTGGCTTTGTCGAGCATATTCATCTTCAGTTCTATACTTCATAGACTCACCAACAAAGGTCCCATGTTATGGCCGGTGATGGGAATCATACCAACAGTATTCTTCCACATGAACGACATCTACAATTGGGGAACCAGAGTTCTGATCCGAGCTGGGGGGACATTCTACTATAGGGGAATGTGGATGGGTGGTAGTTACGGGATTATGACTATTGATCCTGCCAACATTGAGTACATGCTCAAGACAAGGTTCAAGAACTTCCCCAAAGGCAATTACTATAGAGAGAGGTTCAATGATTTGCTCGGGGGTGGCATCTTCAATGTAGATGATGAATCATGGAAGGAGCAAAGGCGACTTGCGACTTTTGAGATGCATTCGGGTCCGTTCGTGGCGCACTCGTTTCAGACCATACAAGGTTTAGTCCACCAGAAGCTGTTGAAACTGATAGAGAAGCTGGCAAAGTCAGGAGATTGTATTGATCTGCAAGAAGTGCTTCTTCGTTTTACATTTGATAATATTTGCACTGCAGCTTTTGGTGTTGATCCAGGGTGCTTGGCTCTAGATTTACCCGAAGTTCCTTTTGCCAAAGCTTTCGAGGAAGCCACGGAATCAACATTGTTCAGGTTCATTGTGCCTCCTTTTGTGTGGAAGCCCATGAGGTTCTTTAGAGTAGGAACTGAGAAGCGGCTCAAGGAAGCAGTGCGAATTGTACATGATTTTGCTGAGAAGACGGTGACAGAACGGAGGATTGAATTGAGTAAGGCCGGCAGTTCGACTAACCGATGTGATCTCTTGTCCAGGATTGTGGCCATTGGGTACTCGGAACAAGGCAAAAACAACAACTTCTCTGATAAGTTTCTCAAGGATTTTTGCATTAGCTTCATCTTAGCTGGGCGAGACACGAGCTCTGTTGCACTGGCGTGGTTCTTCTGGTTAATACACAAAAACCCAGAAGTGGAAAGCAGAATTCTCAGCGAGATCAAAGAAGTCTTGGGTCCGTACGACTCCAACAAGGAAGACCTAAGTCAGAGAGCTTTTACAGTGGAAGAACTAAAGAAGATGGTGTATCTGCAAGCGGCCTTAACAGAGTCCCTGCGGCTCTACCCATCAGTGCCAATCGACTTCAAAGAGGTTATGGAAGATGACGTGTTCCCAGACGGCACACCCATCAAACGTGGGGCAAGGGTTCTCTACTCCATCTTCTCCATGGCTCGAATCGAGTCCATATGGGGGAAAGACTGCATGGAGTTCAAGCCAGAGAGGTGGATCAAAGACGGGGAGCTTGTGAGTGAGAATCAGTTTAAGTATCCAGTGTTTAATGCTGGACCCAGGCTTTGCATAGGGAAAAAGTTTGCCTACATGCAGATGAAAATGGTGGCTGCTTCGATCCTGATGAGGTACTCGGTTAAGGTTGTTGAAGGTCATAACGTTATTCCCAAAATGACAACCACACTCTACATGAAGAATGGCTTATTGGTGACTTTCAAGCCTAGGTTGAGCCTGGTGAGCTAA